A DNA window from Aureibaculum sp. 2308TA14-22 contains the following coding sequences:
- the gyrA gene encoding DNA gyrase subunit A yields MEEGEKLIPINIEDEMKSSYIDYSMSVIVSRALPDVRDGLKPVHRRVLFGMHELGIKATGAHKKSARVVGEVLGKYHPHGDTSVYDAMVRMAQDWSMRYQMVDGQGNFGSADGDSPAAMRYTEVRMQKLSEEMLSDIDKDTVDHRLNFDDTLQEPTVLPTRIPSLLVNGASGIAVGMATNMAPHNLTEVIDGTVAYIDDNEIDIDGLMQYIKAPDFPTGGTIYGYDGVKDAFHTGRGRIVMRAKTIFEEVNGRECIIATELPYQVNGADLLKKTADLVNDKKIEGIASVRDETSRKGRRLVYVLKRDAIPNIVLNKLFKYTALQTSFSINNIALVNGRPEMLNLKDLIKHFVNHRHDVVTRRTKYELDKAEARAHILEGLIIASDNIDEVIKIIRASKNADEARANLIKRFELSEIQAKAIVEMRLRQLTGLEQDKLRGEYEEIMKLIEDLKDILANESRRMSIIKEELIQIRDKYGDERRSVIEYAGGDVSIEDMIPDSQVVVTISNAGYVKRTNLDEYKVQNRGGRGQKGVSTRNEDFLEHLFVATNHQYMLFFTQKGKVFWMRVYEIPEGSKSSKGRAIQNLVNIEPDDNVKAFICTQDLKDEDYVNNNYIIMVTKNGQTKKTSLEQYSRPRSNGINAITIKDGDELLEAKLTDGNSQIMIAVKSGKAIRFEESKTRPMGRNASGVRGIRLKDDKDEVIGMISLNDMESDVLVVSEKGYGKRSSLEDYRITNRGGKGVKTINVTEKTGNLVAIKNVTDEDDLMIINKSGITIRMAVSDLRVMGRATQGVKLINIKGDDSIAAVAKVVKDEDEDEEQELGTDIENNQTDQTSDQEE; encoded by the coding sequence ATGGAAGAAGGTGAAAAATTAATTCCTATTAATATTGAAGATGAAATGAAATCATCCTACATTGATTATTCAATGTCGGTGATTGTATCTAGAGCATTACCAGATGTACGTGATGGTTTAAAACCAGTACACAGAAGAGTATTGTTCGGTATGCACGAATTAGGAATTAAAGCAACGGGAGCTCATAAAAAATCGGCCAGAGTAGTAGGAGAGGTATTGGGTAAATACCATCCACATGGTGATACTTCGGTATATGATGCTATGGTACGTATGGCACAAGATTGGAGTATGCGTTATCAAATGGTTGACGGGCAAGGTAACTTTGGTTCTGCCGATGGTGATAGCCCTGCTGCAATGCGTTATACGGAGGTTAGAATGCAAAAGTTATCAGAAGAAATGTTGTCTGATATTGATAAGGATACAGTTGACCACCGCTTAAATTTTGATGACACCTTACAAGAGCCTACGGTTTTACCAACACGTATTCCAAGTTTATTGGTAAATGGAGCTTCTGGTATTGCAGTAGGTATGGCTACAAATATGGCACCTCATAATTTGACCGAAGTAATTGATGGTACCGTTGCTTATATTGATGATAATGAAATTGATATTGATGGATTGATGCAATATATAAAAGCACCTGATTTCCCTACTGGTGGAACAATTTATGGTTATGATGGGGTAAAAGATGCTTTTCACACAGGCAGGGGTCGAATTGTAATGCGTGCAAAAACAATCTTTGAAGAAGTTAATGGTAGAGAGTGTATCATCGCAACAGAATTACCATATCAAGTTAATGGTGCTGATTTATTGAAAAAAACGGCCGACTTGGTCAATGATAAAAAAATTGAAGGTATTGCTTCTGTCCGTGACGAAACGAGTAGAAAAGGAAGACGCTTAGTGTATGTTTTAAAAAGAGACGCCATACCAAATATTGTACTGAACAAACTATTTAAATATACAGCTTTACAAACTTCATTCAGTATCAACAATATTGCCTTGGTTAACGGGCGTCCAGAAATGTTGAATCTTAAAGATTTAATCAAGCATTTTGTAAACCATAGGCACGATGTAGTTACGAGAAGAACAAAATATGAGTTAGATAAAGCTGAAGCTAGAGCTCATATTCTAGAAGGATTGATAATAGCCTCTGATAATATTGATGAAGTTATTAAAATAATAAGAGCTTCTAAAAATGCGGACGAAGCTAGGGCGAATTTAATTAAACGTTTTGAACTTTCTGAAATTCAAGCTAAAGCAATTGTTGAAATGAGATTGCGTCAGCTTACTGGATTAGAACAAGATAAGTTGAGAGGTGAGTATGAAGAAATAATGAAATTGATTGAGGATTTGAAAGATATTTTAGCTAATGAATCCAGAAGAATGTCCATAATCAAAGAAGAGTTAATTCAGATTAGAGATAAATATGGTGACGAGCGTCGTTCTGTAATCGAATATGCTGGTGGTGATGTGAGTATTGAAGATATGATTCCAGATTCTCAGGTAGTTGTAACCATTTCTAATGCAGGTTATGTCAAACGTACCAACTTGGATGAATATAAAGTTCAGAATAGAGGTGGGCGTGGTCAAAAAGGTGTATCTACCAGAAATGAAGATTTCTTAGAACATCTGTTTGTGGCTACAAACCATCAGTATATGCTGTTCTTTACACAGAAAGGAAAAGTATTTTGGATGCGGGTTTATGAAATTCCAGAAGGTAGCAAATCATCTAAAGGTAGGGCCATTCAAAACTTAGTGAATATAGAACCTGACGATAACGTAAAGGCATTTATTTGCACACAAGATCTTAAAGATGAGGACTATGTAAATAATAATTATATTATCATGGTCACCAAAAATGGTCAAACCAAAAAGACTTCTTTGGAACAATATTCAAGACCACGATCAAATGGTATTAATGCCATAACTATTAAAGATGGCGATGAATTGCTAGAGGCTAAATTAACTGATGGTAACAGTCAGATTATGATTGCTGTAAAATCAGGTAAAGCTATCCGATTTGAAGAAAGTAAAACCAGACCTATGGGTAGAAACGCTTCTGGTGTAAGAGGAATCAGATTAAAGGATGATAAAGACGAAGTAATTGGTATGATTTCACTAAATGATATGGAGAGCGATGTACTTGTAGTTTCTGAAAAAGGATATGGTAAACGTTCAAGCCTAGAGGATTACAGAATTACTAATAGAGGTGGAAAAGGCGTCAAAACCATAAATGTTACGGAAAAAACAGGTAACTTAGTGGCCATTAAGAATGTAACTGATGAAGATGATTTAATGATTATCAATAAATCAGGAATTACAATCAGAATGGCAGTATCT
- a CDS encoding ATP-dependent Clp protease ATP-binding subunit produces MDDNFSPKVKDVIAYSKEEALRLGHDFIGTEHLMLGLLRKANGDAIDILNALDIDLAMLRKKIEGLSPANADNPTGNDKKSLHLTKQAEKALKTTFLEAKLFKSNAVSTAHLLLCVLRNENDPTTKLLNKFDIDYNEVKTLFTQLFTDDVDITETPTAESDKGDDFDEPKQNPFGGSSGAKPSKSNAKSKTPVLDNFGRDLTALAEEGKLDPVVGRKKEIERISQILSRRKKNNPILIGEPGVGKSAIAEGLALRIIQRKVSRILFNKRIVSLDLASLVAGTKYRGQFEERMKALMNELEKNDDIILFIDEIHTIVGAGGATGSLDASNMFKPALARGEIQCIGATTLDEFRQNIEKDGALERRFQKVMVEPTSVEETIQILNNIKDKYENHHNVDFTDEAIEACVKLTNRYMTDRFLPDKAIDALDEAGSRIHITNIVVPKQVLELEKQLEDVRELKNNVVKSQKYEEAARLRDDEKRIEKELEIAQKEWEDQSKLHKETVTEDNVAEVVSMMTGIPVNRIAEAESSRLADLPNMIKGKVIGQDEAVSKVVKAIQRNRVGLKDPNKPIGSFIFLGQTGVGKTQLAKVLARELFDSPDALVRIDMSEYMEKFAISRLIGAPPGYVGYEEGGQLTEKIRRKPYAVVLLDEIEKAHPDVFNMLLQILDDGYITDSLGRKIDFRHTIIIMTSNIGARQLKDFGSGVGFGTASRKEQADANAKSVIENALKKSFAPEFLNRIDDVIVFNPLEKEDIHAIIDIELEKLLERIDGLGYHLKLSEKAKDYIADKGFDKQYGARPLKRAIQKYIEDALAEEIVNSKLKENDTIFMDLDEKKQELTIKIKKAKKSVEEKKEE; encoded by the coding sequence ATGGACGATAATTTTTCACCTAAAGTTAAAGATGTAATAGCGTATAGCAAAGAAGAAGCGTTACGACTAGGGCATGATTTTATTGGTACCGAACATTTAATGCTAGGGCTATTACGCAAAGCTAATGGTGATGCTATAGATATATTAAATGCCTTGGATATTGATTTGGCAATGCTTCGTAAAAAAATCGAGGGGCTTAGTCCTGCCAATGCTGACAATCCGACAGGCAATGACAAAAAAAGCTTACACTTAACAAAACAAGCAGAAAAAGCATTAAAAACTACTTTTTTAGAAGCCAAGTTATTTAAAAGCAATGCAGTTAGTACTGCTCATTTGTTATTGTGCGTGCTGAGGAACGAAAATGATCCGACCACTAAGTTGTTAAATAAATTTGATATTGACTATAATGAGGTGAAAACATTGTTTACACAATTATTTACCGATGATGTAGATATTACCGAAACCCCAACAGCCGAAAGTGATAAAGGCGATGATTTTGATGAACCAAAACAAAATCCATTTGGAGGGAGTTCTGGTGCTAAACCAAGTAAATCCAATGCAAAATCTAAAACACCTGTTTTGGACAATTTTGGTCGCGATTTAACTGCACTGGCTGAGGAGGGCAAATTAGACCCTGTTGTTGGTCGTAAAAAAGAAATAGAGCGTATTTCACAAATATTAAGCCGTAGAAAAAAGAACAATCCCATTTTAATTGGTGAGCCAGGTGTTGGTAAATCGGCCATAGCAGAAGGATTAGCTTTGCGGATTATTCAACGTAAAGTGTCACGTATTCTTTTCAACAAACGTATCGTTTCCTTGGATTTGGCAAGTTTAGTTGCTGGAACAAAATACCGTGGTCAGTTTGAAGAGCGTATGAAGGCTCTAATGAACGAATTAGAGAAGAATGACGACATTATTTTATTTATTGATGAAATACATACTATAGTAGGTGCCGGAGGTGCTACAGGCTCTCTAGATGCTTCTAACATGTTTAAACCTGCCTTGGCAAGAGGTGAAATTCAATGTATTGGAGCAACGACACTAGATGAATTTAGACAAAACATTGAAAAAGATGGTGCTTTAGAACGTCGTTTTCAAAAAGTAATGGTCGAACCCACTTCGGTTGAAGAGACCATTCAAATTCTAAATAACATTAAAGATAAATACGAAAACCATCATAATGTCGATTTTACAGATGAAGCTATTGAAGCTTGTGTAAAATTAACCAATAGATATATGACAGATAGATTCTTACCAGACAAGGCTATTGATGCGTTGGACGAAGCCGGATCTAGAATTCATATCACCAACATTGTCGTACCCAAACAAGTACTTGAACTAGAAAAACAACTAGAAGATGTTAGAGAGCTGAAAAACAATGTGGTAAAGAGTCAAAAATATGAAGAAGCTGCTCGTTTACGTGATGATGAAAAACGTATAGAAAAAGAATTGGAAATTGCCCAAAAAGAATGGGAAGACCAATCTAAATTACATAAAGAAACTGTAACTGAAGATAATGTTGCTGAAGTGGTTTCTATGATGACTGGCATTCCTGTAAACAGAATTGCAGAAGCAGAAAGTTCAAGATTGGCAGATTTACCAAATATGATTAAAGGTAAAGTCATTGGTCAAGATGAGGCAGTAAGTAAAGTAGTGAAAGCCATTCAGCGTAACAGAGTGGGATTAAAAGACCCAAACAAACCTATTGGTTCCTTTATCTTTTTAGGGCAAACGGGTGTTGGTAAAACACAATTGGCAAAAGTATTGGCAAGAGAGCTATTCGATTCTCCCGATGCATTAGTCCGTATAGATATGAGCGAGTACATGGAAAAGTTTGCCATTTCAAGATTAATTGGTGCACCTCCAGGCTATGTGGGTTATGAAGAAGGTGGACAGTTGACCGAAAAAATAAGACGCAAGCCTTATGCTGTAGTACTGTTGGACGAGATTGAGAAAGCACATCCTGATGTGTTTAATATGCTCTTACAGATTTTGGACGACGGTTATATTACGGACAGTTTAGGGCGTAAAATCGATTTTAGGCATACCATTATCATTATGACTTCTAATATCGGAGCTAGACAATTAAAAGATTTCGGTTCTGGCGTTGGATTTGGTACAGCTTCTAGAAAAGAACAGGCAGATGCCAATGCAAAAAGTGTCATTGAAAATGCGTTAAAGAAAAGTTTTGCTCCTGAATTTTTAAATAGAATTGACGATGTTATTGTGTTTAATCCACTTGAAAAAGAGGACATACATGCCATTATTGATATTGAATTAGAGAAATTATTAGAACGCATCGATGGTCTCGGTTATCACTTGAAGTTAAGCGAAAAAGCGAAAGATTATATTGCCGATAAAGGTTTTGACAAACAATATGGTGCCAGACCTTTAAAACGTGCCATACAAAAGTATATTGAAGATGCCTTGGCGGAAGAAATTGTCAATTCTAAACTCAAAGAAAATGACACCATTTTTATGGATTTGGATGAAAAGAAACAAGAGTTGACTATAAAAATTAAAAAGGCAAAAAAGTCGGTTGAAGAGAAAAAAGAAGAGTAA
- a CDS encoding YybH family protein — MKVSLRLITITLFAILLSCKGKITKDSNYFKTEKELIKSTLIDMWDAIEKGDIDRYASYVHPNFTQFGENDSVLRKGKEAEVKGIEDWIKSSTPIHTGMHEPEVTINGNTAWITYYWSDSGSTYGVPFATKGKSTRIFVKENDKWLCIHGHYTLLSKP, encoded by the coding sequence ATGAAAGTTTCATTAAGATTAATAACAATTACATTATTTGCAATACTGCTATCATGTAAAGGAAAAATAACAAAGGATAGTAACTATTTTAAAACAGAAAAAGAACTCATCAAATCTACTTTAATCGATATGTGGGATGCTATTGAAAAAGGAGATATTGACAGATATGCAAGTTATGTCCATCCTAATTTTACTCAATTTGGAGAAAATGACAGTGTTTTACGCAAAGGGAAAGAGGCCGAAGTAAAAGGTATTGAAGATTGGATAAAGAGCTCCACTCCTATTCATACAGGAATGCATGAACCAGAAGTAACCATAAATGGCAATACCGCTTGGATAACCTATTATTGGTCTGATTCAGGCTCTACCTATGGTGTTCCATTTGCAACTAAGGGAAAATCAACTCGTATTTTTGTAAAAGAAAATGACAAATGGTTGTGTATTCATGGGCATTATACGTTATTATCAAAACCGTAA
- a CDS encoding PLDc N-terminal domain-containing protein produces the protein MKNSAKILLGVLTFLPLLLIITYIVYIFIGFIPTAIQTENSDGEVPIALFESLSVMIILIVLAIFIKLIVMVYYIIHASNNPKNESNTKIMWIVLLVLVGTIASIVYYFVEILPSRKEGNSLGYTPKNQ, from the coding sequence ATGAAAAATTCAGCAAAAATTCTACTAGGTGTATTAACATTTTTACCCCTTCTTCTAATCATAACTTATATTGTTTATATATTTATTGGGTTCATACCAACCGCTATACAAACTGAAAACAGTGACGGAGAAGTTCCTATTGCATTATTTGAATCACTTTCGGTAATGATAATCCTTATTGTTTTGGCAATTTTTATAAAATTGATTGTAATGGTCTATTATATTATTCATGCCAGCAATAATCCAAAAAATGAAAGTAATACCAAAATCATGTGGATTGTTTTACTAGTTTTAGTGGGGACTATTGCATCAATTGTATACTATTTTGTTGAAATTCTACCTTCTAGAAAAGAGGGAAATTCGTTAGGTTATACACCGAAGAATCAATAA
- the hutH gene encoding histidine ammonia-lyase, with product MTEIHTISSTYLSLSTIKDIVSSSKKLILSDESAEKIDKCRAYLDTKLAKNKNPIYGINTGFGALHNVKISKKNLTTLQENLVMSHACGTGEKVPEDIVKMMLLLKIQSLSYGHSGIQLVTVNRLIDFYNNDILPIIYTQGSLGASGDLSPLAHLALPLIGKGEVMHQGKRFTGEEILQKFNWDKIELQSKEGLALLNGTQFMSAYGVSILLKSFKLSYLADVIGAISLDAFDGRIEPFNTLIHLIRPHNGQLQTAKKIKEFLQDSEIVNRKKKHVQDPYSFRCMPQVHGASKDTLNFVKKTIEIEINSVTDNPNIFVDSDEIISGGNFHGQPLALGLDFLGIALSELGNISERRTFQLVSGLRGLPAFLVSNPGLNSGLMIPQYTAASIVSQNKQLATPASVDSIVSSNGQEDHVSMGANSATKTKKIVDNLETILAIELLNASQAMEFRKPLKTSEFLESFLSMYRKDIHFIKEDAVLHDFIVKSIAFIQNLSIDNEELFG from the coding sequence ATGACAGAGATCCATACCATAAGCAGTACATACTTGAGTTTATCTACTATTAAAGATATTGTTAGCTCATCTAAAAAGCTAATACTATCTGATGAATCAGCTGAAAAAATTGATAAATGTAGAGCTTATTTAGATACTAAATTGGCCAAAAACAAAAATCCAATTTATGGTATTAATACTGGTTTTGGGGCACTTCATAATGTTAAGATTTCTAAAAAAAACTTAACAACACTTCAGGAGAATCTAGTAATGTCTCATGCCTGTGGAACTGGAGAAAAAGTGCCTGAAGACATTGTGAAGATGATGTTATTGTTAAAAATTCAATCGTTAAGTTATGGACATTCTGGAATTCAGTTAGTTACGGTAAATAGATTGATTGACTTTTATAATAATGACATTTTACCCATAATTTACACACAAGGATCGTTGGGAGCCTCTGGCGATTTATCGCCATTGGCACATTTAGCTTTACCTCTTATTGGAAAAGGCGAGGTTATGCACCAAGGAAAAAGATTTACCGGAGAAGAAATCTTACAAAAGTTTAACTGGGATAAAATTGAATTACAATCTAAAGAAGGGTTGGCATTATTGAATGGTACTCAATTTATGAGTGCATATGGTGTTTCAATTTTATTAAAAAGCTTTAAATTATCTTATTTAGCCGATGTTATTGGTGCCATTTCCTTAGATGCTTTTGATGGTAGAATAGAGCCTTTTAATACCTTAATTCATTTGATTAGACCGCATAATGGACAATTGCAAACGGCAAAAAAAATAAAGGAGTTTTTACAGGATAGCGAGATTGTAAATCGAAAGAAAAAACATGTACAAGATCCCTATTCTTTTCGGTGTATGCCGCAAGTACATGGTGCAAGTAAAGACACCTTAAATTTTGTAAAAAAAACCATAGAAATAGAAATCAATTCGGTAACCGATAATCCCAATATTTTTGTGGATTCTGATGAAATTATTTCAGGTGGTAATTTTCATGGACAGCCGTTAGCCTTGGGATTAGACTTTCTTGGTATTGCTTTGTCTGAATTAGGAAATATATCAGAACGCCGCACTTTTCAGCTCGTATCGGGTTTGCGAGGTTTGCCCGCTTTTTTAGTTTCTAATCCTGGATTAAATTCAGGATTGATGATTCCTCAATATACTGCTGCTAGTATAGTTAGTCAAAACAAACAACTAGCAACCCCAGCTTCTGTTGACTCTATTGTTTCTAGTAATGGGCAAGAAGACCATGTAAGTATGGGAGCAAATTCTGCTACTAAAACGAAAAAAATTGTTGATAATTTAGAAACTATTTTAGCAATAGAGTTGTTGAATGCTTCTCAAGCTATGGAGTTTAGAAAACCTTTAAAGACCTCTGAATTTTTAGAATCTTTTTTAAGTATGTATAGAAAAGATATACATTTTATAAAAGAAGATGCTGTGTTGCACGATTTCATTGTCAAAAGCATTGCTTTTATTCAGAATTTAAGCATTGATAATGAGGAGTTGTTTGGCTAA
- a CDS encoding TlpA family protein disulfide reductase yields the protein MQKIALTLIVLVLLISCKKEEAPKDYAELSGKITNPQDSVIKISSRSFNKNIKVNEDGTYSDTLKVSDEFYMLLHGNARTIVNIENGHDLDFNFDADDLLNTAEFSGVGSGTNNYMTAKMKLEEEYKLGNPGGFFELEKSDFEKKVSDVTVKTEALLKNAQDLDSTFIAKEIEGNNRFIEFLNTNYDAQHAILAPIATGKPSPTFNYPDTKGKLISLEDFKGKYVYVDVWATWCGPCIQEIPSLKKLHKEYEDKNLAIVSMSIDKMKDKEKWEKMVADKNLTGNQIMVDKEWESDFVRGYGITAIPRFILIGPDGNIINNNAPRPSDPALRKLFSELKI from the coding sequence ATGCAAAAGATAGCCTTAACACTTATAGTCTTGGTTTTACTGATTTCATGTAAAAAAGAGGAAGCACCTAAAGATTATGCTGAACTTTCAGGTAAAATTACCAACCCACAAGATTCTGTAATAAAAATAAGTAGCAGAAGTTTTAATAAAAATATTAAAGTTAATGAAGATGGTACCTATTCTGATACTTTAAAAGTAAGTGATGAATTTTACATGTTACTACATGGCAATGCCAGAACAATTGTTAACATTGAGAATGGACACGATTTAGATTTTAATTTTGATGCCGATGATTTATTAAACACTGCTGAATTTTCAGGTGTTGGGTCTGGAACCAATAATTATATGACTGCAAAAATGAAGTTAGAGGAAGAGTATAAGTTAGGTAACCCTGGAGGCTTTTTTGAATTAGAGAAATCAGATTTTGAAAAAAAAGTAAGTGATGTAACTGTTAAAACTGAAGCTCTTTTAAAAAATGCTCAAGATTTAGATTCGACTTTTATTGCTAAAGAAATTGAAGGCAATAATCGATTTATTGAGTTTTTGAATACAAATTATGATGCTCAGCACGCCATTTTAGCACCAATTGCAACGGGCAAACCCTCACCAACTTTCAATTATCCTGATACGAAAGGGAAACTAATATCACTAGAAGACTTTAAAGGTAAATATGTTTATGTTGATGTTTGGGCTACTTGGTGTGGGCCTTGTATTCAAGAAATTCCTTCCTTAAAAAAATTGCACAAAGAATATGAAGATAAAAACTTAGCAATAGTAAGTATGTCAATCGATAAAATGAAAGATAAGGAAAAGTGGGAAAAGATGGTGGCCGATAAAAACTTAACAGGAAATCAAATTATGGTTGATAAAGAATGGGAATCTGATTTTGTTAGAGGCTATGGTATTACTGCTATCCCAAGGTTTATATTAATTGGCCCTGATGGAAATATTATAAATAACAACGCCCCAAGACCATCGGACCCCGCATTGAGAAAATTATTTTCTGAATTGAAAATATAA
- a CDS encoding alanine/glycine:cation symporter family protein, with product MNLKHKHLIIVFSLFPFLVNSQSKGLDERVNDAFMPFAIWWENLIFTEVTIAGFGIPIVLILLLCGALFFTIYFGFVNIRHFSTAIQVVRGKYDNLEKLDNSLNTNVHEVDGDLLDTIKDEGHHGEVNHFQALATAVSGTVGLGNIAMVAVAISIGGPGATFWMIVAGLLGMSSKFVECTLGVKYRDIDEEGNVYGGPMYYLSRGLKERGFKHLGKLLAVTFAILCVGASFGGGNAFQTNQAAAQIIERFGIEGSASGSLIGLVFAVFVGIVIIGGIKRIAKVTEKIVPFMAVLYVAAALFIIVSNISYVDDAFSLIFSEAFTPKATITGGFIGVMIQGFRRAAFSNEAGAGSAAIAHSAVNTKFAASEGLVGLLEPFIDTVVICTMTAIVIIMFNVDGAFDYGNVVNGQALMADGSRVGGVNLTSLAFDNAIPGSSYLLVFAVTLFAFSTILSWSYYGLQSWKYLFGRSKLIDLSYKIIFLIFTILGAAVTLDAVIKFSDAMILALVFPNMIGLLLLFPKVKEELNRYLEVIRTKLK from the coding sequence ATGAATTTAAAGCACAAGCACTTAATTATAGTTTTTTCATTATTTCCGTTTTTAGTAAACTCACAATCTAAAGGATTAGATGAGCGTGTCAATGATGCATTTATGCCATTTGCTATTTGGTGGGAAAATTTAATATTTACTGAAGTTACCATTGCAGGATTTGGTATTCCAATAGTTTTGATATTATTACTTTGTGGGGCTTTATTTTTCACTATTTACTTTGGATTTGTAAATATTAGACATTTTTCTACTGCTATTCAAGTTGTAAGAGGTAAGTATGATAATCTGGAAAAATTGGATAACTCGTTAAATACAAATGTTCATGAAGTAGATGGTGATTTGTTAGACACAATAAAGGATGAAGGTCATCATGGTGAAGTAAATCATTTTCAAGCATTAGCAACTGCTGTATCTGGAACAGTTGGTTTAGGTAATATTGCAATGGTAGCTGTTGCCATATCTATTGGTGGACCTGGGGCAACTTTTTGGATGATTGTAGCAGGTTTGTTAGGTATGTCTTCAAAATTTGTTGAATGTACATTAGGTGTTAAGTATCGAGACATTGATGAGGAAGGTAATGTATATGGAGGTCCAATGTATTATTTATCAAGAGGGCTGAAAGAAAGAGGTTTTAAACATTTAGGTAAGTTATTAGCCGTAACTTTTGCAATACTGTGTGTTGGTGCTTCTTTTGGAGGAGGTAATGCTTTTCAAACAAATCAAGCTGCGGCACAAATTATTGAACGATTTGGTATAGAAGGTTCTGCATCAGGAAGTTTAATTGGTCTTGTTTTTGCTGTTTTTGTAGGTATAGTTATTATTGGTGGTATTAAACGAATTGCAAAAGTAACTGAGAAAATAGTGCCTTTTATGGCAGTCTTGTATGTGGCAGCTGCCTTGTTTATTATAGTGTCAAATATCAGTTATGTTGATGATGCATTTAGTTTAATATTTAGCGAAGCTTTTACACCAAAAGCTACTATTACTGGTGGTTTTATTGGTGTGATGATTCAAGGTTTTCGTAGAGCCGCATTTTCTAATGAAGCTGGTGCTGGTTCTGCAGCAATTGCACATTCAGCTGTAAATACCAAATTTGCGGCATCAGAAGGTTTAGTAGGCTTATTAGAACCATTTATTGATACGGTAGTAATTTGTACTATGACTGCTATTGTAATTATTATGTTCAATGTAGATGGGGCTTTTGATTATGGTAATGTTGTTAATGGACAAGCATTAATGGCAGATGGTAGTAGAGTGGGTGGAGTAAATTTAACTTCTTTGGCATTTGATAATGCAATACCTGGCTCGTCTTACTTATTAGTTTTTGCTGTAACCTTATTCGCTTTTTCTACTATACTGTCATGGTCTTATTATGGGCTACAATCTTGGAAATATCTTTTTGGAAGAAGTAAATTAATAGATTTAAGTTATAAAATAATCTTTTTGATTTTTACGATTTTGGGTGCAGCTGTAACTTTAGATGCAGTAATTAAGTTCTCTGATGCAATGATTTTGGCATTAGTGTTTCCTAATATGATAGGTTTGTTATTGTTATTCCCAAAAGTGAAAGAAGAATTAAATAGATATTTAGAAGTTATTAGAACAAAATTAAAATAA